One stretch of Miscanthus floridulus cultivar M001 chromosome 18, ASM1932011v1, whole genome shotgun sequence DNA includes these proteins:
- the LOC136524387 gene encoding uncharacterized protein yields MGQTSVSTSRIAASVTTPSGRATRDRAYNVARVTLPHTEAIAGTTSPALAPVADAAGHRRPLRVASAPPPWAHPQPIQLLGQRTRCPKPALSPLDMGEPDPASSAPDLAAQAQEQLGTSPPALPYEEEGDGGGEGDPASATTERLPRLRPALPQPWPGSSPEPHAAQARPRPAGPLQPALLLCQGARMRGPAAAILASHTALPAACSSGGAAGEGRRGEGAAAILVYSFWSRKSYYSTAYSFRFENAIRGGHRKCDKR; encoded by the coding sequence atgggacaaactTCCGTGTCGACAAGCCGCATAGCTGCGTCGGTCACCACCCCCTCTGGCCGGGCAACACGGGATCGGGCTTACAATGTCGCGCGCGTCACACTGCCGCACACCGAAGCCATTGCTGGCACAACGTCGCCGGCTCTAGCACCCGTAGCCGATGCTGCCGGTCACCGCCGGCCGCTGCGGGTCGCGAGTGCCCCACCACCGTGGGCGCACCCCCAGCCCATCCAGCTGCTAGGGCAGAGAACCCGGTGCCCCAAGCCGGCGCTGTCGCCCCTAGACATGGGGGAGCCGGATCCGGCTTCCAGCGCACCAGATCTAGCCGCCCAGGCCCAAGAGCAACTGGGAACGTCGCCGCCGGCGCTGCCATacgaggaggaaggggacggCGGAGGGGAAGGAGATCCCGCCTCCGCCACCACCGAGCGCCTGCCTAGGCTCCGGCCGGCGCTGCCGCAGCCGTGGCCAGGCAGCTCCCCCGAGCCCCACGCGGCTCAGGCAAGGCCGCGCCCAGCCGGCCCACTGCAGCCTGCGCTGCTGCTCTGCCAAGGCGCGAGGATGAGAggccccgccgccgccatcctGGCGAGCCACACGGCCTTGCCGGCGGCCTGCTCcagcggcggcgcggcaggggaggggaggagaggggagggggCAGCCGCCATCTTAGTATACAGCTTTTGGTCAAGAAAATCTTACTATAGTACTGCCTATTCTTTTCGGTTTGAAAATGCGATAAGAGGTGGACATAGAAAATGTGATAAGAGGTAG